Proteins from a genomic interval of Xiphophorus maculatus strain JP 163 A chromosome 7, X_maculatus-5.0-male, whole genome shotgun sequence:
- the abhd13 gene encoding protein ABHD13, with protein sequence MEKPWRLWGAMERCTLTLVSWSWGACRVSLLALILTFHLYGGFFLLALILASVAGILYKFQDVLLYFPDQPSSSRLYVPMPTGIPHENVFIRTKDGVKLNLILLRYTGGDSASGITSNNQSSPTSSAPPTILYFHGNAGNIGHRVPNALLMLVNLKANVVLVDYRGYGKSEGEPCEDGLYLDAEATLDYVMTRPDLDKTKVVLFGRSLGGAVAVRLASVNPHRIAAIIVENTFLSIPHMAATLFSFLPMRLLPFWCYKNQFLSYRQVALCRMPSLFVSGLSDQLIPPVMMKQLYELSLARTKRLAIFPEGTHNDTWQCQGYFAALEQFMKDLLKSHAHDESAQASAGVTII encoded by the coding sequence ATGGAGAAGCCCTGGAGACTGTGGGGCGCGATGGAGCGGTGCACTCTGACTCTAGTATCCTGGTCCTGGGGTGCCTGCCGAGTTTCACTTTTGGCTCTCATCCTCACTTTCCATCTGTATGGAGGTTTTTTCCTCCTCGCTCTCATCCTCGCATCTGTAGCCGGCATCCTCTACAAATTTCAGGATGTTCTTCTCTACTTTCCCGACCAGCCTTCCTCCTCTCGCCTGTATGTTCCCATGCCAACAGGAATCCCGCATGAGAATGTGTTTATTCGCACCAAGGACGGTGTGAAGCTCAACCTCATCCTTCTTCGTTACACAGGAGGAGATTCTGCTTCTGGCATCACATCCAACAATCAGAGCAGCCCCacttcctctgctcctcctaCAATCCTTTATTTCCACGGCAATGCAGGTAATATTGGTCACAGAGTGCCAAACGCACTTCTAATGCTGGTCAATCTGAAAGCAAATGTGGTGCTGGTGGATTACCGTGGCTATGGAAAAAGCGAGGGAGAGCCATGTGAAGATGGGCTGTACCTGGATGCTGAAGCAACCTTGGACTATGTCATGACACGCCCCGACCtggacaaaacaaaagtagtaCTCTTTGGTCGCTCATTAGGAGGCGCTGTAGCTGTGCGTCTTGCATCAGTAAACCCTCACCGCATAGCGGCCATCATTGTTGAAAACACCTTTCTCAGCATCCCTCACATGGCTGCAACTCTCTTCTCGTTCTTGCCAATGCGCCTGCTGCCCTTCTGGTGCTATAAGAATCAGTTCCTGTCCTATAGACAGGTGGCGCTGTGCCGCATGCCTTCGCTGTTTGTGTCAGGTCTGTCGGACCAACTCATCCCACCGGTTATGATGAAACAACTGTATGAGCTGTCCCTTGCTCGGACTAAGCGGCTGGCCATCTTTCCAGAGGGCACGCACAACGACACGTGGCAGTGTCAGGGCTACTTTGCTGCTTTAGAGCAGTTCATGAAAGACCTGCTGAAGAGCCACGCCCACGACGAGAGTGCTCAGGCCTCTGCCGGCGTCACCATCATCTGA